The Plasmodium coatneyi strain Hackeri chromosome 2, complete sequence genomic interval CCTTTATCCACCCAATTGCAGTatccatttttgaaaaattggcGGGATTACAATTTTGACGACGAGCGAGCACTTTACAACAGCAAGTTCGAATCCATTTGCAGCGATTGGCAAGGAACCGCCAAATACCTGAACAAGCATAATTGCATAAAGCTGTTTAGCATTATCGACACTGTAATCAACAGAGGAAAAGTGAAAGGGGATGACGAAATCTGGAAGAGCTTAAAAGAATGGTTTGAAAAACCTAATAAAAATACAGAATTCACGCCAGAATTgattaaaaaatacattaatGAGATTGGAGATGAACTAAATAAAGTACTTCAAAATGATTTTAGGAAATTTAAAAGTACCCATGAAAATAATATCGAGTTTGGCCATATAGCaatgttattttatttcatacAAAATGTAGCAGAAATTAAGCCTTTGATGGAAAATCCAAGTAATTCCCAATTTCCTTCAGCTTGTGCATTTGTAAATCATTGTCTAGAGATTTATCGACAAATTAAGGAGCTTAAATGTTCGGGTAATTCAAGCACCAATTATAGTGGCAGTACTATATGCGTGGAAAttaattcctttttggaaaagtacaaaacTTTCTTGTATCCAAATCTCAAAAAGTGGGAAATTGTGGACATACCTAAAGGTGCAGATGGCCCCATAGATGCCCCATTAAAGTGTCCCTATGAGACTTCTAAGAGATCATTCCTTAGCAATTATCCTGGATATGATACTGACTTATCCTTCGGCGGCAAGGTGGGGGTGATTTCTGCTTCTGCCCTTTTGGTATCCGTCAGTTTGTTCATGCTGTACAAGGTAAGCACAGGAGCGGTGATAAACTTTGCTAGCGAGTTAGTGAGCTAGTTTGCTATCGGTCGAGTCtcgaaagaggaaggagcgTGCTACAGAGTGGCTCCGTTCTACCTGTACGTGTGAATCGTCCGGTTGATCCCTActccttcacttttgcaCTTCTGCatatgaattaatttttcccctctccCCCCGCTCTTTCAGTTCACCCCTCTGGGATACATGTTTGGTAGAGAGAGAAGAGGACGACGAACTTGGATAGGAATGGGACACCCTTATAGACAAGGAATGCATGATGGAATGAGCAGCATGGGCCCAAGTTCGGAAGGTACAGATTATATGCCTTATTATTCTTCTCAAGGAATGGGAGGCAATGGAAATTATGGGGTGCAAGGTTTTGGCAGTGATCCTTCCATGGGATCAGGACAGACTTTGGGAGGTTCATCGTATGGGTCGTCTCAAATGTTGGGCGGTTCAAGAGGAGGGTCGTCTCAAATGTTTGGAAGTTCAACAGGCGGATCGTCTCAAATGTTTGGAAGTGCAACAGGCGGGTCATCACAAATGTTTGGAAGTTCAACAGGAGGGTCATCACAAATGTTTGGAGGTCCAAGAGGCGGATCATCACAAATGTTTGGAAGTGCAACAGGAGGGTCATCTCAAACGTTAGGGGGTTCATCGTACGGGCCGTCTCAATCGTTTGGAGGTTCAA includes:
- a CDS encoding KIR-like protein, whose protein sequence is MVNGKQNERPLQDTAIVQAMKKEYPFLKNWRDYNFDDERALYNSKFESICSDWQGTAKYLNKHNCIKLFSIIDTVINRGKVKGDDEIWKSLKEWFEKPNKNTEFTPELIKKYINEIGDELNKVLQNDFRKFKSTHENNIEFGHIAMLFYFIQNVAEIKPLMENPSNSQFPSACAFVNHCLEIYRQIKELKCSGNSSTNYSGSTICVEINSFLEKYKTFLYPNLKKWEIVDIPKGADGPIDAPLKCPYETSKRSFLSNYPGYDTDLSFGGKVGVISASALLVSVSLFMLYKFTPLGYMFGRERRGRRTWIGMGHPYRQGMHDGMSSMGPSSEGTDYMPYYSSQGMGGNGNYGVQGFGSDPSMGSGQTLGGSSYGSSQMLGGSRGGSSQMFGSSTGGSSQMFGSATGGSSQMFGSSTGGSSQMFGGPRGGSSQMFGSATGGSSQTLGGSSYGPSQSFGGSTYGTSQTLGGSTRGESRTSRRPKRGATETSASSTLGESVTSRGSTRAESVTSRGSSDTESVASSATSASSQMSRGS